The Salvelinus namaycush isolate Seneca chromosome 38, SaNama_1.0, whole genome shotgun sequence genome includes a window with the following:
- the LOC120032007 gene encoding DNA/RNA-binding protein KIN17-like: protein MGKEGFLSPKAIGNRIKAKGLQKLRWYCQMCQKQCRDENGFKCHCMSESHQRQLLLASEDPNKIMDNFSQEFKNDFIELIRRRFGTKRVQNNIVYNEYINDREHVHMNSTQWETLTEFTKWLGKEGFCKVDETPKGWYIQYIDRDPETIRRQEELERKKKQDLDDQERSAKFIEEQVRRGQGGREPEEAPVFTELKRESEEEKITFNLAKGSCSSADGPSKASVALGPSALKAAGSGKRKDAPSTSEAKEKKKKSALDEIMEMEEQKKRSVRADHWLHPGIVIKVVTKRLGEKYHKKKGVVKEVQDKYTAVVKMIDSGDKLKLDQSHLETVIPAPGKRVLVLNGVYRDTEALLDSIDERKFSATLTLDSGRMKGRRVDGIAYEDFSKMA, encoded by the exons ATGGGGAAAGAGGGTTTTCTAAGCCCAAAGGCGATCGGGAATAGGATCAAAGCAAAAGGTCTTCAAAAATTGCGATGGTATTGTCAAATGTGCCAGAAACAATGTCGAGACGAG AATGGCTTCAAATGCCACTGCATGTCCGAGTCCCACCAGAGACAGCTGCTGCTGGCCTCGGAGGACCCCAACAAGATCATGGACAACTTCTCACA GGAGTTCAAGAATGACTTTATTGAGCTGATCAGAAGACGCTTTG gaACCAAGCGAGTACAAAACAACATTGTCTATAACGAGTACATCAATGACAGAGAGCATGTCCATATGAATTCCACCCAGTGGGAGACTCTCACTGAATTCACCAAGTGGCTGGGGAAAGAGG GTTTCTGTAAGGTGGACGAGACGCCCAAAGGCTGGTACATCCAGTACATCGACCGCGACCCAGAGACCATCCGGAGGCAGGAGGAGCTGGAGAGGAAGAAGAAGCAGGACCTTGATGACCAAGAGCGCAGTGCCAAGTTCATAGAGGAGCAGGTCCGCCGGGGCCAAGGAGGCAGGGAGCCAGAG GAAGCACCGGTTTTCACTGAGTTGAAACGAGAAAGTGAAGAAGAGAAaa TTACCTTCAATCTGGCCAAGGGCTCCTGTTCCTCTGCGGATGGCCCATCTAAAGCCAG TGTGGCCCTGGGTCCCAGTGCCCTGAAGGCAGCAGGTTCAGGGAAAAGGAAAGATGCGCCCTCCACCTCAGAAGccaaagagaagaagaagaagtcagCCCTGGATGAGATCATGGAG ATGGAGGAGCAGAAGAAGAGGTCTGTGAGAGCGGACCACTGGCTGCACCCCGGCATCGTAATCAAAGTTGTTACCAAGAGACTGGGGGAGAAATACCACAAGAAGAAAGGAGTTGTCAAG GAGGTGCAGGATAAATACACGGCCGTAGTGAAGATGATTGACTCAGGGGACAAACTGAAACTAGACCAGAGTCACCTGGAGACAGTCATCCCTGCACCAG GTAAACGGGTCCTGGTTCTGAACGGTgtgtacagagacacagagg